From one Lycium ferocissimum isolate CSIRO_LF1 chromosome 5, AGI_CSIRO_Lferr_CH_V1, whole genome shotgun sequence genomic stretch:
- the LOC132055612 gene encoding plasma membrane ATPase 4-like isoform X1 — translation MADQKGTVSLDDIKNLENVDLETIAVDDVFRILVSSKEGLAQAEAERRLQVFGPNKLEEKKENKILKFLGFMWNPLSWVMEVAAIIAILLANGEGRPPDWQDFLGILILLVINSTVSFIEENNAGNAAAALMAGLAPKTKVLRNGSWMEMDAAMLVPGDVISIKLGDIIPADARLLDGDPLKIDQSALTGESLPVTKHPGEGVYSGSTCKQGEIEAVVIATGISTFFGKAAHLVDSTNNVGHFQKVLTAIGNFCICSILVGIVIEILVMYPIQHRKYRDGIDNLLVLLIGGIPIAMPTVLSVTMAIGSHKLSQQGAITKRMTAIEEMAGMDVLCSDKTGTLTLNKLEVDKNLIEVFAKDIDQDTVILLGARASRVENQDAIDACIVGMLADAKEARAGIQEVHFLPFNPVDKRTAITYIDSNGNWHRVSKGAPEQIVDLCGLNEDVRKRVHSIIDKFAERGLRSLAVAQQTVPEKTKESPGGPWVFVGLLPLFDPPRHDSAETIRRALVLGVNVKMITGDQLAIAKETGRRLGMGTNMYPSSSLLGQHKDENTANLPVEELIETADGFAGVFPEHKYEIVKKLQERKHICGMTGDGVNDAPALKKADIGIAVADATDAARSASDIVLTEPGLSVIVSAVLTSRAIFQRMKNYTIYAVSITIRIVLGFMLIALIWKFDFSPFMVLIIAILNDGTIMTISKDKVKPSPMPDSWKLREIFATGIVLGTYLAVMTVIFFWAAHQSNFFSVSNLCTTTLTNKITEMLVLFAYFGKNALLQLWVLYLQDKFGVRSIRDNVHELNAALYLQVSIVSQALIFVTRSRSWSYVERPGLLLLAAFAIAQLVATLIAVYANWGFARIHGIGWGWAGIIWLYSIIFYIPLDFLKFAIRYILSGRAWNNMIENKVAFTSKKDYGKGEREAQWALAQRTLHGLHPPDSAQMYDNKSYKELSDIAEQAKRRAEVARLRELHTLKGHVESVVKLKGLDIETMQQHYTV, via the exons ATGGCGGATCAGAAGGGAACCGTCAGCTTGGATGATATCAAGAACCTGGAGAACGTCGATCTC GAAACAATAGCAGTGGATGATGTATTTAGGATATTGGTAAGTTCCAAGGAGGGCTTGGCACAAGCGGAAGCAGAGAGAAGGCTGCAAGTCTTTGGCCCAAACAAACTTGAGGAGAAAAAG GAAAACAAGATCTTAAAATTCTTGGGTTTCATGTGGAATCCCTTGTCATGGGTCATGGAAGTTGCAGCTATCATTGCTATTTTATTGGCAAATGGAGAG GGTAGGCCTCCAGATTGGCAAGATTTCCTTGGAATTCTGATATTGCTTGTCATCAACTCCACCGTCAGCTTCATCGAAGAAAACAATGCAGGCAACGCTGCAGCAGCCTTGATGGCAGGCCTTGCACCCAAGACAAAG GTATTGAGAAATGGTAGCTGGATGGAGATGGATGCAGCAATGCTAGTACCAGGGGATGTGATAAGTATTAAGTTGGGTGATATCATACCAGCTGATGCTCGTCTCCTTGATGGAGATCCCCTCAAGATTGATCAATCTGCTCTCACGGGTGAGTCATTACCTGTGACAAAGCACCCGGGCGAGGGAGTGTACTCCGGTTCCACTTGTAAACAAGGTGAAATTGAGGCTGTTGTCATTGCAACTGGAATCAGCACCTTTTTTGGAAAAGCTGCACATCTTGTTGATAGTACAAATAATGTTGGCCACTTCCAGAAG GTGTTGACAGCAATCGGGAACTTCTGCATATGCTCCATTCTAGTTGGAATCGTCATAGAAATACTGGTGATGTACCCAATTCAGCACAGAAAGTACAGAGATGGAATTGATaatcttcttgttcttctcatTGGAGGAATTCCAATAGCCATGCCTACTGTATTATCAGTCACTATGGCAATTGGATCCCACAAGTTGTCACAACAAGGTGCCATCACAAAGAGGATGACTGCTATAGAAGAGATGGCTGGAATGGATGTCCTTTGTAGTGACAAGACAGGAACTCTTACACTAAACAAGCTTGAAGTAGACAAAAATTTAATCGAG GTCTTTGCAAAGGATATTGACCAAGATACTGTTATTCTTCTTGGGGCCAGAGCTTCAAGGGTCGAAAACCAGGATGCAATTGATGCTTGCATCGTCGGAATGCTGGCAGATGCCAAAGAG GCTAGAGCTGGAATCCAAGAAGTGCATTTCCTGCCTTTCAACCCTGTCGATAAGCGAACAGCTATTACTTACATAGATTCCAATGGAAACTGGCATAGGGTTAGCAAAGGTGCACCTGAACAG ATCGTTGATCTTTGTGGCCTAAACGAGGATGTAAGGAAGAGAGTTCACTCCATCATTGACAAGTTTGCTGAGCGTGGTCTTCGGTCTCTTGCAGTGGCTCAACAG ACAGTACCAGAGAAGACAAAGGAAAGTCCAGGAGGGCCTTGGGTCTTTGTAGGGCTCTTGCCTCTTTTTGACCCTCCAAGGCATGATAGTGCAGAGACAATTAGGCGTGCCCTTGTCCTTGGTGTCAATGTAAAAATGATAACTGGTGATCAGCTTGCCATAGCCAAGGAGACTGGTCGTAGGCTTGGAATGGGAACAAACATGTATCCTTCCTCCTCCCTCCTGGGGCAACACAAGGATGAAAATACTGCTAATCTTCCTGTGGAGGAACTCATTGAAACGGCTGATGGCTTTGCTGGTGTCTTTCCAG AGCACAAATATGAGATCGTGAAGAAGCTCCAAGAAAGAAAGCACATTTGTGGTATGACAGGAGATGGTGTAAATGACGCCCCTGCTCTGAAGAAAGCAGATATAGGCATAGCTGTGGCTGACGCTACTGATGCTGCCCGTAGTGCATCTGACATAGTTCTCACCGAGCCAGGATTAAGTGTGATAGTGAGTGCTGTCTTGACGAGCCGAGCCATATTCCAGAGGATGAAGAATTATACCATTTATGCTGTTTCTATAACCATCCGAATCGTGCTAGGCTTCATGCTCATTGCACTAATCTGGAAGTTTGATTTCTCACCTTTCATGGTTCTTATCATTGCCATTCTCAATGATGGAACCATCATGACCATATCTAAAGACAAGGTGAAGCCTTCACCCATGCCTGACTCATGGAAACTGAGAGAAATCTTTGCTACTGGCATAGTTCTTGGCACTTACCTAGCCGTGATGACTGTTATCTTCTTTTGGGCTGCCCACCAGTCAAATTTCTTCAGTGTAAGTAATTTGTGCACTACTACATTAACAAACAAAATAACTGAAATGTTAGTACTATTCGCTTACTTTGGTAAAAATGCCCTCCTTCAACTTTGGGTGCTGTATTTGCAGGATAAGTTTGGTGTAAGATCGATTAGAGACAATGTACACGAGCTCAATGCGGCTCTGTATCTTCAAGTCAGCATCGTTAGTCAGGCGCTCATTTTTGTAACTAGGTCAAGGAGTTGGTCTTACGTGGAACGACCTGGTCTTCTTCTGCTAGCTGCTTTTGCTATAGCACAGCTA GTTGCCACCTTAATTGCAGTATATGCAAATTGGGGTTTTGCTAGGATCCATGGTATTGGTTGGGGTTGGGCTGGTATTATTTGGCTTTACAGTATTATTTTCTACATACCTctggattttttaaaattcgCAATCAGATACATTTTGAGTGGCAGGGCCTGGAATAATATGATTGAGAACAAG GTTGCTTTCACGAGCAAGAAGGATTATGGTAAGGGAGAAAGAGAGGCACAATGGGCATTGGCTCAACGCACATTGCACGGACTTCACCCTCCTGATTCTGCACAGATGTATGACAACAAAAGCTATAAGGAATTGTCTGACATAGCTGAACAGGCCAAGCGTCGTGCTGAAGTTGCCAG GCTAAGAGAGCTTCATACACTTAAGGGGCATGTGGAATCAGTGGTGAAGCTCAAGGGACTTGACATTGAGACAATGCAGCAACATTACACAGTTTAG
- the LOC132055612 gene encoding plasma membrane ATPase 4-like isoform X2 — protein MADQKGTVSLDDIKNLENVDLETIAVDDVFRILVSSKEGLAQAEAERRLQVFGPNKLEEKKENKILKFLGFMWNPLSWVMEVAAIIAILLANGEGRPPDWQDFLGILILLVINSTVSFIEENNAGNAAAALMAGLAPKTKVLRNGSWMEMDAAMLVPGDVISIKLGDIIPADARLLDGDPLKIDQSALTGESLPVTKHPGEGVYSGSTCKQGEIEAVVIATGISTFFGKAAHLVDSTNNVGHFQKVLTAIGNFCICSILVGIVIEILVMYPIQHRKYRDGIDNLLVLLIGGIPIAMPTVLSVTMAIGSHKLSQQGAITKRMTAIEEMAGMDVLCSDKTGTLTLNKLEVDKNLIEVFAKDIDQDTVILLGARASRVENQDAIDACIVGMLADAKEARAGIQEVHFLPFNPVDKRTAITYIDSNGNWHRVSKGAPEQIVDLCGLNEDVRKRVHSIIDKFAERGLRSLAVAQQTVPEKTKESPGGPWVFVGLLPLFDPPRHDSAETIRRALVLGVNVKMITGDQLAIAKETGRRLGMGTNMYPSSSLLGQHKDENTANLPVEELIETADGFAGVFPEHKYEIVKKLQERKHICGMTGDGVNDAPALKKADIGIAVADATDAARSASDIVLTEPGLSVIVSAVLTSRAIFQRMKNYTIYAVSITIRIVLGFMLIALIWKFDFSPFMVLIIAILNDGTIMTISKDKVKPSPMPDSWKLREIFATGIVLGTYLAVMTVIFFWAAHQSNFFSDKFGVRSIRDNVHELNAALYLQVSIVSQALIFVTRSRSWSYVERPGLLLLAAFAIAQLVATLIAVYANWGFARIHGIGWGWAGIIWLYSIIFYIPLDFLKFAIRYILSGRAWNNMIENKVAFTSKKDYGKGEREAQWALAQRTLHGLHPPDSAQMYDNKSYKELSDIAEQAKRRAEVARLRELHTLKGHVESVVKLKGLDIETMQQHYTV, from the exons ATGGCGGATCAGAAGGGAACCGTCAGCTTGGATGATATCAAGAACCTGGAGAACGTCGATCTC GAAACAATAGCAGTGGATGATGTATTTAGGATATTGGTAAGTTCCAAGGAGGGCTTGGCACAAGCGGAAGCAGAGAGAAGGCTGCAAGTCTTTGGCCCAAACAAACTTGAGGAGAAAAAG GAAAACAAGATCTTAAAATTCTTGGGTTTCATGTGGAATCCCTTGTCATGGGTCATGGAAGTTGCAGCTATCATTGCTATTTTATTGGCAAATGGAGAG GGTAGGCCTCCAGATTGGCAAGATTTCCTTGGAATTCTGATATTGCTTGTCATCAACTCCACCGTCAGCTTCATCGAAGAAAACAATGCAGGCAACGCTGCAGCAGCCTTGATGGCAGGCCTTGCACCCAAGACAAAG GTATTGAGAAATGGTAGCTGGATGGAGATGGATGCAGCAATGCTAGTACCAGGGGATGTGATAAGTATTAAGTTGGGTGATATCATACCAGCTGATGCTCGTCTCCTTGATGGAGATCCCCTCAAGATTGATCAATCTGCTCTCACGGGTGAGTCATTACCTGTGACAAAGCACCCGGGCGAGGGAGTGTACTCCGGTTCCACTTGTAAACAAGGTGAAATTGAGGCTGTTGTCATTGCAACTGGAATCAGCACCTTTTTTGGAAAAGCTGCACATCTTGTTGATAGTACAAATAATGTTGGCCACTTCCAGAAG GTGTTGACAGCAATCGGGAACTTCTGCATATGCTCCATTCTAGTTGGAATCGTCATAGAAATACTGGTGATGTACCCAATTCAGCACAGAAAGTACAGAGATGGAATTGATaatcttcttgttcttctcatTGGAGGAATTCCAATAGCCATGCCTACTGTATTATCAGTCACTATGGCAATTGGATCCCACAAGTTGTCACAACAAGGTGCCATCACAAAGAGGATGACTGCTATAGAAGAGATGGCTGGAATGGATGTCCTTTGTAGTGACAAGACAGGAACTCTTACACTAAACAAGCTTGAAGTAGACAAAAATTTAATCGAG GTCTTTGCAAAGGATATTGACCAAGATACTGTTATTCTTCTTGGGGCCAGAGCTTCAAGGGTCGAAAACCAGGATGCAATTGATGCTTGCATCGTCGGAATGCTGGCAGATGCCAAAGAG GCTAGAGCTGGAATCCAAGAAGTGCATTTCCTGCCTTTCAACCCTGTCGATAAGCGAACAGCTATTACTTACATAGATTCCAATGGAAACTGGCATAGGGTTAGCAAAGGTGCACCTGAACAG ATCGTTGATCTTTGTGGCCTAAACGAGGATGTAAGGAAGAGAGTTCACTCCATCATTGACAAGTTTGCTGAGCGTGGTCTTCGGTCTCTTGCAGTGGCTCAACAG ACAGTACCAGAGAAGACAAAGGAAAGTCCAGGAGGGCCTTGGGTCTTTGTAGGGCTCTTGCCTCTTTTTGACCCTCCAAGGCATGATAGTGCAGAGACAATTAGGCGTGCCCTTGTCCTTGGTGTCAATGTAAAAATGATAACTGGTGATCAGCTTGCCATAGCCAAGGAGACTGGTCGTAGGCTTGGAATGGGAACAAACATGTATCCTTCCTCCTCCCTCCTGGGGCAACACAAGGATGAAAATACTGCTAATCTTCCTGTGGAGGAACTCATTGAAACGGCTGATGGCTTTGCTGGTGTCTTTCCAG AGCACAAATATGAGATCGTGAAGAAGCTCCAAGAAAGAAAGCACATTTGTGGTATGACAGGAGATGGTGTAAATGACGCCCCTGCTCTGAAGAAAGCAGATATAGGCATAGCTGTGGCTGACGCTACTGATGCTGCCCGTAGTGCATCTGACATAGTTCTCACCGAGCCAGGATTAAGTGTGATAGTGAGTGCTGTCTTGACGAGCCGAGCCATATTCCAGAGGATGAAGAATTATACCATTTATGCTGTTTCTATAACCATCCGAATCGTGCTAGGCTTCATGCTCATTGCACTAATCTGGAAGTTTGATTTCTCACCTTTCATGGTTCTTATCATTGCCATTCTCAATGATGGAACCATCATGACCATATCTAAAGACAAGGTGAAGCCTTCACCCATGCCTGACTCATGGAAACTGAGAGAAATCTTTGCTACTGGCATAGTTCTTGGCACTTACCTAGCCGTGATGACTGTTATCTTCTTTTGGGCTGCCCACCAGTCAAATTTCTTCAGT GATAAGTTTGGTGTAAGATCGATTAGAGACAATGTACACGAGCTCAATGCGGCTCTGTATCTTCAAGTCAGCATCGTTAGTCAGGCGCTCATTTTTGTAACTAGGTCAAGGAGTTGGTCTTACGTGGAACGACCTGGTCTTCTTCTGCTAGCTGCTTTTGCTATAGCACAGCTA GTTGCCACCTTAATTGCAGTATATGCAAATTGGGGTTTTGCTAGGATCCATGGTATTGGTTGGGGTTGGGCTGGTATTATTTGGCTTTACAGTATTATTTTCTACATACCTctggattttttaaaattcgCAATCAGATACATTTTGAGTGGCAGGGCCTGGAATAATATGATTGAGAACAAG GTTGCTTTCACGAGCAAGAAGGATTATGGTAAGGGAGAAAGAGAGGCACAATGGGCATTGGCTCAACGCACATTGCACGGACTTCACCCTCCTGATTCTGCACAGATGTATGACAACAAAAGCTATAAGGAATTGTCTGACATAGCTGAACAGGCCAAGCGTCGTGCTGAAGTTGCCAG GCTAAGAGAGCTTCATACACTTAAGGGGCATGTGGAATCAGTGGTGAAGCTCAAGGGACTTGACATTGAGACAATGCAGCAACATTACACAGTTTAG
- the LOC132058126 gene encoding ethylene-responsive transcription factor ERF003-like, translating into MSRPQQRYRGVRQRHWGSWVSEIRHPSLKTRVWLGTFETAEDAARAYDEAARLMCGPTARTNFPYNATESQSSTRFLSSALIAKLQRCHMTSLTMSKKPGTTKLENKENQISPQIRNRGNFDMAVDKGESTAQQFKSLEDEHIEQMIEELLDYGSIELSSVLQE; encoded by the exons ATGTCTCGACCACAACAACGATATCGAGGAGTTCGCCAGCGGCATTGGGGATCTTGGGTTTCCGAAATTCGCCATCCTTCATT GAAGACAAGGGTATGGCTAGGAACATTTGAGACAGCAGAGGATGCTGCAAGAGCATATGATGAAGCTGCAAGACTCATGTGTGGTCCAACAGCACGCACTAATTTCCCTTACAATGCCACCGAGTCTCAATCATCTACAAGGTTTCTGTCTTCTGCTTTAATAGCTAAACTTCAAAGATGCCACATGACATCTCTCACTATGTCAAAAAAACCTGGAACGACAAAACTTGAAAATAAAGAGAATCAAATATCCCCACAAATTAGGAACAGGGGAAATTTCGACATGGCAGTGGATAAGGGTGAGAGTACTGCACAACAATTCAAGTCACTGGAAGATGAGCATATAGAGCAGATGATTGAGGAATTGCTTGATTATGGATCTATTGAGCTCTCTTCTGTTCTCCAAGAATAA